The following are encoded in a window of Lichenicola cladoniae genomic DNA:
- a CDS encoding sterol desaturase family protein yields the protein MTTVASAHMGWQRLGIATLFGVILWTLAEYMMHRFLFHLKMKSAYGRRLIFLLHENHHADPADPLRGIMPLTVSLPLGAAFWGLAVLALGPLGHAVFLGFGAGYVMYDTVHWACHQLPMRGAVARRLKLHHLRHHYAEQDANYATTGIFWDRVFGTGMRRRHDRRAD from the coding sequence GTGACGACGGTAGCATCGGCCCACATGGGCTGGCAGCGTCTTGGGATCGCGACCCTGTTCGGTGTCATCTTATGGACCCTGGCCGAGTACATGATGCACCGGTTCCTGTTCCACCTGAAGATGAAGTCGGCCTACGGGCGCCGGCTGATATTTCTTCTGCACGAAAACCATCACGCCGACCCGGCTGATCCGCTCCGCGGGATCATGCCGCTGACGGTAAGCCTCCCGCTCGGGGCGGCGTTCTGGGGCCTGGCAGTCCTGGCACTCGGCCCGCTCGGTCACGCCGTTTTCCTGGGCTTCGGGGCCGGCTACGTGATGTACGACACGGTGCATTGGGCCTGTCATCAACTGCCGATGCGGGGAGCAGTCGCCAGGCGCCTGAAGCTGCATCACCTTCGTCATCATTACGCCGAGCAGGATGCCAACTACGCGACCACCGGCATTTTCTGGGATCGGGTGTTCGGGACCGGGATGCGGCGGCGTCATGATCGTCGTGCTGACTGA